From Desulfomicrobium macestii, one genomic window encodes:
- a CDS encoding undecaprenyl-diphosphate phosphatase: MTSYLNAIILGIVEGLTEFLPVSSTGHLIIAGHLLDFTGPKAETFSIVIQLGAILAVVAHYWPTFWGLVRPNERPFSGMRGLVLLFMTSLPAALLGLFAHSTIKEHLFSPVTVAFALAVGAVAILLVERMPAKNQVKGLDAITPTLALGIGCFQCLSLWPGFSRSAATIMGGMILGAERRTAAEYSFVAAVPIMFAATGYDMLKSWRLFSPDDFLILGVGFVVSFVSAWLAVKVFIALLGRLTLRSFAWYRLALAPVVLWIFW; this comes from the coding sequence ATGACATCATACCTGAACGCCATCATCCTGGGCATCGTCGAAGGCCTGACCGAATTTCTGCCCGTCTCCTCCACCGGCCATCTGATCATCGCGGGCCACCTGCTCGATTTCACCGGCCCCAAGGCCGAGACCTTCAGCATCGTCATCCAGCTTGGCGCGATACTGGCCGTGGTCGCCCACTACTGGCCGACCTTCTGGGGCCTTGTGCGCCCCAACGAGCGCCCTTTCAGCGGCATGCGCGGCCTGGTCCTGCTTTTTATGACCTCTTTGCCGGCGGCTCTGCTCGGACTTTTTGCCCACTCGACCATCAAGGAGCATCTTTTTTCCCCGGTCACCGTGGCCTTTGCCCTGGCGGTCGGGGCCGTGGCCATTCTCTTGGTTGAAAGAATGCCCGCCAAAAACCAGGTCAAAGGGCTCGACGCGATAACCCCCACACTGGCCCTGGGCATCGGCTGCTTTCAGTGCCTGTCCCTGTGGCCCGGTTTTTCGCGTTCCGCCGCGACGATCATGGGCGGCATGATCCTGGGCGCCGAGCGCCGCACCGCCGCCGAGTACTCTTTTGTAGCCGCCGTGCCCATCATGTTCGCGGCCACGGGCTACGACATGCTCAAAAGCTGGCGTCTGTTCAGCCCTGACGATTTTCTGATCCTGGGCGTCGGCTTTGTCGTGTCCTTCGTCTCGGCCTGGCTCGCGGTCAAAGTCTTCATCGCGTTGCTGGGGCGCCTGACCCTGCGTTCCTTCGCCTGGTATCGCCTGGCCCTGGCTCCGGTGGTGCTCTGGATCTTCTGGTGA
- a CDS encoding diaminopimelate epimerase: MRALRFYKAVPGGNPTILILDSVDPLERASVARTLMGAGHIQAEQVGFLDLAADPVRLDMMGGEFCGNACRAAAAVMAREQVGLTRSKDDLCGELMVSGVDRPVALRVDADGGECWVEMPLPEICAEDGKGGVSELEPGIGLVRLPGITHLCLDEELHPFAENFEYACAALRARYGLDAEAVGCIWYRTCPVCAIKPVVWVRSTASTHYETGCGSGSLALALWLGRGQNFPTDLRVTQPSGGEIGVRVGVDGPGAWIFGPVALVARGEAFL; this comes from the coding sequence GTGCGCGCATTGCGATTCTACAAGGCCGTTCCGGGCGGCAACCCGACCATCCTGATCCTTGATTCCGTGGACCCGCTGGAACGTGCTTCGGTGGCCCGCACCCTCATGGGCGCCGGGCACATACAGGCCGAACAGGTCGGATTTCTGGATCTTGCGGCCGATCCGGTGCGCCTCGACATGATGGGCGGCGAATTTTGCGGCAACGCCTGTCGGGCGGCCGCGGCGGTCATGGCCCGTGAACAGGTGGGGCTGACCCGGAGCAAGGATGATTTGTGCGGGGAGCTCATGGTGTCGGGAGTTGACCGGCCTGTGGCGCTGCGGGTCGATGCTGACGGGGGCGAGTGTTGGGTCGAGATGCCGCTGCCGGAAATATGTGCCGAAGACGGCAAGGGCGGGGTTTCGGAGCTGGAGCCGGGCATCGGGCTGGTGCGTCTGCCGGGTATAACGCATCTGTGTCTTGACGAGGAGCTGCATCCGTTTGCCGAGAATTTCGAGTATGCCTGCGCTGCCCTGCGGGCGCGCTACGGTCTGGATGCGGAAGCCGTGGGCTGCATCTGGTACCGGACCTGTCCGGTGTGCGCCATCAAGCCCGTGGTCTGGGTGCGGTCCACCGCATCCACGCATTACGAGACGGGTTGCGGTTCCGGAAGCCTGGCCCTTGCCCTGTGGCTGGGGCGTGGGCAAAATTTTCCCACCGACCTGCGGGTCACGCAGCCCAGCGGCGGCGAGATCGGAGTACGTGTGGGCGTTGACGGCCCCGGTGCCTGGATTTTCGGCCCCGTGGCCCTGGTCGCCAGGGGCGAGGCCTTCCTCTAG
- a CDS encoding aminopeptidase: protein MLNDIQLEKYAKVLFWGMQKARVTPFAPGDIVLVRTDLAALPLAEKMQALILAQGLNPVLRMSPPSALEKGYFSLAEQEQLSFVVPGDRELYERLGGLVSLLAPDSITHLRDIPPTKIATFSLARKYLRDILDKREATRQFGWTLCLMPTPALAENAGLTPEDYAAQIIRASYLDEADPVATWEGIFRQAHGVKAWLNGMDVDHYHVQSASTDLKVHPGESRCWIGISGHNIPSFELFISPDCRLTEGTYHADQPSYRSGNLVSGVTLEFSQGMARVIKADQGEEFVRSQLEMDPGACRLGEFSLTDKRFSPINAFMAHTLFDENFGGEHGNCHVAVGASYADTYAGDPAELTDERKKELGFNDSALHWDLVNTEPKKVTAFLRDGKKTVIYEDGMFTMPDLA, encoded by the coding sequence ATGCTGAATGATATCCAGCTCGAAAAATACGCGAAAGTCCTTTTCTGGGGCATGCAGAAAGCCCGTGTCACACCATTTGCCCCGGGAGACATAGTTCTTGTGCGTACGGACCTTGCGGCCCTGCCCCTGGCTGAAAAGATGCAGGCCCTGATCCTTGCGCAGGGGCTCAATCCCGTACTGCGCATGAGCCCCCCGAGCGCTCTGGAGAAAGGCTATTTCAGCCTCGCCGAACAGGAGCAGCTCTCCTTTGTCGTCCCAGGAGACCGCGAACTCTATGAACGCCTCGGCGGCCTGGTTTCCCTGCTTGCCCCGGACTCCATCACGCACCTCCGGGACATCCCGCCGACCAAGATCGCCACCTTCTCCCTGGCCCGCAAATATCTGCGCGACATCCTGGACAAACGCGAGGCCACCCGCCAGTTCGGCTGGACGCTCTGCCTCATGCCCACCCCGGCCCTGGCCGAAAACGCAGGGCTCACCCCGGAGGATTACGCGGCCCAGATCATCCGCGCCTCCTACCTGGACGAGGCCGATCCCGTGGCCACCTGGGAGGGGATTTTCCGTCAGGCCCACGGCGTCAAGGCGTGGCTGAACGGCATGGACGTGGACCACTACCACGTGCAGTCCGCATCCACGGACCTCAAGGTCCATCCCGGCGAGTCCCGCTGCTGGATCGGCATCTCGGGGCACAACATCCCAAGCTTCGAACTGTTCATCTCCCCGGACTGCCGCCTGACCGAAGGCACCTACCACGCCGACCAGCCCTCCTACCGCAGCGGCAACCTGGTCAGCGGCGTGACCCTGGAATTTTCCCAGGGCATGGCCCGGGTGATCAAGGCGGATCAAGGTGAAGAGTTCGTTCGCTCGCAGCTGGAAATGGACCCCGGCGCGTGCAGGCTTGGGGAATTTTCACTGACCGACAAACGCTTTTCACCCATCAACGCCTTCATGGCGCACACGCTTTTTGATGAAAATTTCGGCGGAGAGCACGGCAACTGCCATGTCGCGGTGGGAGCATCCTATGCCGACACCTACGCCGGAGATCCGGCGGAACTGACGGATGAACGCAAGAAAGAACTAGGCTTCAACGATTCGGCCCTGCATTGGGATCTGGTCAACACCGAACCCAAAAAAGTGACCGCTTTCCTGCGGGATGGCAAGAAAACGGTCATTTATGAAGACGGCATGTTCACCATGCCCGACTTGGCCTGA
- a CDS encoding phosphotransferase family protein yields the protein MEDLIRSFLVERNWVQGAPKISFLAAGEYNQNFLVQSGDTRLVFRINHGSQLGLADQIGYEFKVLQCVEPSKVTPRPLRVHTDPRPFGGGVMLMQHLPGEALVYERDLARAADIFARIHALPPCPELLVQKDPIAAIALESLTLINRYPDHALTRQRGRLLDYHQHIVRLGQDNRALFAADRLCVVNTEVNSGNFLITPGSAYLVDWEKAVVSSRYQDLGHFLSPTTTLWRTETILAQEQKDEFLKAYHRRLPDPPALKELMRLSRIMEQVIILRGLSWCFMAHHEYTHAVKPLTDPLTRKKIELYMRDLDRIIASAP from the coding sequence ATGGAAGACCTGATCCGCTCCTTTCTTGTCGAACGCAACTGGGTGCAGGGCGCGCCGAAAATCAGTTTCCTCGCCGCCGGTGAGTACAATCAGAATTTTCTGGTGCAAAGCGGGGACACGCGTCTCGTCTTTCGCATCAATCATGGCAGCCAGCTCGGCCTTGCCGATCAGATTGGATATGAATTCAAGGTATTGCAATGCGTCGAACCCTCCAAGGTGACGCCGCGCCCCCTGCGCGTGCACACTGATCCCCGGCCTTTCGGGGGCGGCGTCATGCTCATGCAGCATCTGCCCGGGGAAGCGCTGGTTTATGAACGCGACCTCGCGCGCGCGGCGGACATCTTCGCCCGCATCCACGCCCTGCCGCCCTGCCCGGAGTTGCTGGTCCAGAAGGATCCCATCGCGGCCATCGCCTTGGAGAGCCTGACGCTCATAAACCGCTATCCCGATCACGCCCTGACGCGGCAGCGCGGCAGACTGCTGGACTATCACCAGCACATCGTGCGTCTGGGCCAGGACAACCGCGCCCTCTTCGCGGCCGATCGCCTCTGCGTGGTCAACACGGAAGTCAACTCCGGAAATTTCCTGATCACCCCGGGGAGCGCGTATCTGGTGGACTGGGAAAAGGCCGTGGTCTCCAGCCGCTATCAGGATCTGGGCCATTTTCTGTCGCCCACGACCACCCTGTGGAGAACCGAGACGATCCTCGCCCAGGAACAAAAAGACGAGTTCCTGAAAGCCTATCACCGCCGCCTGCCTGATCCTCCGGCACTCAAGGAACTCATGCGCCTGAGCCGGATCATGGAGCAGGTCATCATCCTGCGCGGCCTGTCCTGGTGCTTCATGGCGCACCACGAATACACCCATGCCGTCAAGCCGCTGACCGATCCTCTCACCCGAAAAAAAATCGAGCTCTACATGCGCGACCTCGATCGAATCATCGCTTCCGCTCCTTGA
- the feoB gene encoding ferrous iron transport protein B, giving the protein MPNLSEPVIATIALAGNPNAGKTTLFNALTGSRQHVGNYPGITVEKKEGYVDTPHGLTRVVDLPGTYSLTAYSQEELVARDFLIHERPQGVINVLDATSLERNLYLTVQFLEIGIPVTVALNMVDALEAKGMRIDSDRLASLMNVPVVRTVARSDKGVREALDAAMNHPQKAWQPLHISYGPDLDPVLKEMTDLIEARDFLTKTYPPRWLALKFLENDLVVRQLFEADFELHRDMRDMADNVARHCEKTLKTQPEFIVADYRYGYISSILRQGVLTIQPDLQGRADLSDKIDSVLTHQLAGPIIMLGILYGLFSLTFAIGQVPMGWVESFFEWLSALAMQMPPGLTRSLVVDGIIAGVGGVLGFVPLILIMFLGITFLEDSGYMARMAYMLDRVFRIFGLHGSSVVPFIISGGIPGGCAVPGVMAARTLRSPKEKLATLLTAPFMVCGAKVPVFILLAAAFFPGHGARVMFLITLVGWAAALVVAKMLRSSVIRGPSTPFVMELPPYRMPTTMGMVLHTWERGWQYIKKAGTVILAISVLIWAMMTFPALSPEAAAPIESQIQTLERRLATEPIEEIRLALQNDISEMNLHLKEETLANSLAGRLGRAIEPVTAWAGFDWRTNIALVGGIAAKEVIVSTLATAHALSDDEAQAFSARIASAPGWNTSVAVSLMIFVLLYSPCFVTVVAIAREASWGWAAFSVVFNTGFAFVLAVAAYQLGMRMGW; this is encoded by the coding sequence ATGCCGAACTTGTCTGAACCCGTCATTGCAACCATCGCCCTGGCCGGCAACCCCAATGCAGGCAAGACCACCCTTTTCAACGCCCTGACCGGCTCGCGGCAACATGTCGGCAATTATCCGGGCATCACCGTGGAAAAGAAGGAAGGGTACGTCGACACCCCGCACGGCCTGACCCGCGTGGTGGACCTGCCCGGCACCTACTCCCTGACCGCCTATTCCCAGGAAGAGCTTGTGGCCCGGGACTTTCTCATTCACGAGCGGCCCCAGGGCGTCATCAACGTCCTCGACGCCACCAGCCTGGAGCGCAACCTGTACCTGACCGTGCAGTTCCTGGAGATCGGCATCCCCGTGACCGTGGCCCTGAACATGGTCGACGCCCTGGAAGCCAAGGGCATGCGCATCGACTCGGACCGTCTGGCCAGCCTCATGAACGTGCCTGTCGTGCGCACCGTGGCGCGCTCCGACAAGGGTGTCCGCGAAGCCCTGGACGCGGCCATGAACCACCCGCAAAAAGCCTGGCAACCGCTGCACATCTCCTACGGACCGGACCTCGATCCCGTGCTCAAGGAAATGACGGATCTGATCGAAGCCCGGGATTTTCTGACCAAGACCTATCCCCCACGCTGGCTGGCTCTCAAGTTTCTGGAAAACGACCTGGTCGTGCGCCAGCTTTTCGAGGCCGATTTCGAGTTGCACCGCGACATGCGCGACATGGCCGATAATGTCGCCCGGCACTGCGAGAAGACGCTCAAGACCCAGCCCGAATTCATCGTCGCCGACTACCGCTACGGCTATATTTCATCCATCCTGCGCCAGGGCGTGCTGACCATCCAGCCCGACCTGCAGGGCCGCGCCGACCTGTCGGACAAGATCGACAGCGTGCTAACCCATCAACTGGCGGGGCCGATCATCATGCTCGGCATCCTTTACGGCCTCTTCAGCCTGACCTTCGCCATCGGCCAGGTTCCCATGGGCTGGGTCGAATCCTTTTTCGAGTGGCTCTCCGCCCTGGCCATGCAGATGCCCCCGGGTCTGACCAGATCGCTGGTCGTGGACGGAATCATTGCCGGCGTCGGCGGCGTGCTGGGTTTTGTCCCGCTCATCCTGATCATGTTCCTTGGCATCACTTTTCTTGAGGATTCCGGATACATGGCGCGCATGGCCTACATGCTGGACCGGGTCTTTCGCATCTTCGGACTGCACGGCAGCTCGGTGGTGCCCTTCATCATCTCCGGGGGCATCCCCGGAGGCTGCGCCGTGCCCGGCGTCATGGCCGCGCGCACCCTCAGGAGCCCCAAGGAGAAATTGGCCACGCTCCTGACCGCCCCCTTCATGGTCTGCGGCGCCAAGGTGCCCGTCTTCATCCTGCTCGCGGCGGCCTTCTTTCCGGGTCACGGAGCCAGGGTCATGTTCCTGATCACCCTGGTCGGCTGGGCAGCGGCCCTCGTGGTGGCCAAGATGCTGCGCTCGTCCGTCATTCGCGGACCGTCCACGCCCTTTGTCATGGAGCTTCCGCCCTACCGCATGCCCACGACCATGGGCATGGTCCTGCACACTTGGGAGCGCGGCTGGCAGTACATCAAAAAGGCCGGTACGGTGATTCTGGCCATATCGGTCCTGATCTGGGCCATGATGACCTTTCCGGCCCTCTCCCCTGAAGCGGCCGCACCCATCGAGTCCCAGATCCAGACCCTGGAGCGGCGTCTGGCTACGGAACCGATTGAGGAAATCCGTCTGGCACTGCAAAACGACATCTCGGAAATGAACCTGCATCTCAAGGAAGAGACCCTGGCCAACTCCCTGGCCGGACGACTGGGACGCGCCATCGAGCCCGTCACGGCCTGGGCCGGGTTCGACTGGCGGACCAATATCGCCCTTGTGGGAGGGATCGCGGCCAAGGAGGTCATCGTCTCCACCCTGGCCACGGCCCACGCCCTGAGCGATGACGAGGCGCAGGCCTTCTCCGCGCGCATCGCCTCTGCCCCCGGCTGGAACACCAGCGTGGCGGTGAGCCTCATGATCTTCGTGCTGCTTTATTCCCCCTGCTTCGTGACCGTGGTCGCCATCGCCCGCGAGGCTTCGTGGGGCTGGGCCGCTTTCAGCGTCGTTTTCAACACGGGCTTTGCATTTGTCCTGGCTGTGGCCGCGTATCAGCTCGGCATGAGGATGGGGTGGTAA
- a CDS encoding FeoA family protein, with protein sequence MFFCKLKDTANGVRTLCDLKDGEKAVVRCLVKSQGCHLSKLAAMGITPGTQIEMISNASGPLMVLVRSSRLCLCRSLGKSIVVE encoded by the coding sequence ATGTTTTTCTGCAAACTCAAAGACACGGCAAATGGGGTGCGCACCCTCTGCGACCTCAAGGACGGCGAAAAGGCGGTGGTCCGCTGCCTGGTCAAGTCGCAGGGCTGTCACCTCAGCAAGCTCGCGGCCATGGGCATCACTCCGGGCACGCAGATCGAGATGATCTCCAACGCCAGCGGCCCTCTCATGGTGCTGGTCCGCTCATCGCGCCTGTGCCTGTGCCGCAGCCTGGGCAAGTCCATCGTGGTGGAATGA
- a CDS encoding FeoA family protein produces the protein MPTIVNLREMRVDQHGIIRTIGAQGELGRRIRDMGLVPGTEITVIGRAPLKDPVALRLKGFTLTLRNSEADFITVELPDAELV, from the coding sequence GTGCCTACCATTGTCAATTTGCGTGAAATGCGCGTGGATCAACACGGCATCATAAGGACCATCGGCGCGCAAGGAGAGCTTGGCCGCCGTATCCGCGACATGGGCCTTGTACCCGGCACGGAAATCACCGTCATCGGCCGGGCTCCGCTCAAAGATCCCGTGGCCCTGCGGCTCAAGGGCTTCACCCTGACCCTGCGCAACAGCGAAGCCGATTTCATCACCGTCGAACTCCCGGATGCCGAACTTGTCTGA
- a CDS encoding metal-dependent transcriptional regulator, translating to MDHMSSNLEDYLKVIFSLESLNSEARAKDIADAMGVQRASVTNALQKLSQRGLINYQPYSSVTLTPEGFRTATRIVHRHKVLYDFLHTFLQIRPEVAEDTACKLEHHIDDESLETLTKFARFIMTCPRTGKDWLEAFTRSCNERGTCTNCSECIKSCLERLDDKCLDSSEPRSKTS from the coding sequence ATGGACCACATGTCCTCCAATCTGGAAGACTATCTCAAAGTCATATTTTCCCTGGAATCCCTCAATTCCGAGGCCCGTGCCAAGGATATCGCGGACGCCATGGGTGTGCAGAGGGCTTCCGTCACCAACGCGCTGCAAAAACTTTCCCAGCGCGGGCTGATCAATTACCAGCCGTATAGTTCGGTAACCCTTACTCCTGAAGGATTCCGCACCGCCACACGCATCGTGCACCGCCACAAGGTACTCTACGACTTCCTGCACACCTTCCTGCAGATCCGTCCCGAAGTGGCGGAGGACACGGCCTGCAAGCTCGAACACCACATCGACGATGAGAGCCTGGAGACCCTGACCAAGTTCGCCCGCTTCATCATGACCTGCCCGCGCACGGGCAAGGACTGGCTGGAGGCATTCACCCGATCCTGCAACGAACGCGGGACATGCACCAACTGCTCCGAGTGCATCAAGTCCTGTCTTGAACGACTGGACGACAAATGTCTGGACAGTTCCGAGCCGCGTTCGAAAACATCCTGA
- a CDS encoding class IV adenylate cyclase — protein sequence MSIEHEAKFRLGDCRDMEPRLRELGRLRTPWHFESNTVYDRGGELAASGRLLRLRRALTSTLTFKEPAPGPKTNGIKSRIERESLVQDPLAMDAILRGLGYAPRLRYEKFRSVWELPQGLVFLDIMPFGHFLEIEAHPESIGTIAQEMGLDPGHAIDKSYHSLHQSWRRQQGLPPMDDFVFDETEHHRLTTSLGCIARPQGEYHAE from the coding sequence GTGAGCATCGAGCACGAGGCCAAATTCAGGCTCGGCGACTGCCGGGACATGGAGCCCCGCCTGCGGGAGCTTGGCCGCCTGCGCACGCCATGGCATTTCGAGTCCAACACCGTTTACGACCGAGGCGGCGAACTGGCCGCATCCGGACGCCTGCTGCGCCTGCGCCGCGCCCTGACCTCGACCCTGACCTTCAAGGAGCCCGCCCCCGGCCCCAAGACAAACGGAATCAAAAGCCGCATCGAGCGCGAGAGCTTAGTCCAGGACCCGCTTGCCATGGACGCCATACTGCGCGGGCTTGGCTATGCGCCGCGCCTGCGCTACGAAAAATTCCGCTCCGTGTGGGAACTCCCGCAGGGTCTTGTCTTTCTGGACATCATGCCCTTCGGCCATTTTCTTGAAATCGAGGCGCATCCCGAGTCCATCGGAACCATCGCGCAGGAGATGGGCCTCGATCCCGGCCACGCCATCGACAAGAGCTATCACAGCCTGCACCAGTCCTGGCGCAGACAGCAAGGCCTTCCACCCATGGACGATTTCGTCTTCGACGAAACCGAACACCACCGACTGACCACCAGCCTGGGCTGCATCGCCCGGCCTCAAGGAGAATACCATGCTGAATGA
- a CDS encoding TIGR04282 family arsenosugar biosynthesis glycosyltransferase, with protein MRVLVFTKYPQPGLVKTRLGRTVGPRLAASLQEAFIRDELHMLAELGASVTLCCDPFRPLADYERLFGADLRYTAQQGADLGERMLHALHEALQEGGSAVLLGTDLPDLPGSCLSEAFTALETAQVCLGPATDGGFYLLGLSEPLSKDIFNGVAWGGELVLKRTLGNCRAHGLVHHLLPPWPDVDTAHDLAAYATRNRDKDTRSMDLIRGLGLLEDAWKT; from the coding sequence TTGCGCGTACTCGTCTTCACCAAATATCCGCAGCCAGGCCTGGTCAAGACCAGACTGGGCCGGACAGTGGGCCCAAGGCTGGCCGCGAGCCTGCAGGAAGCGTTCATCCGTGATGAACTGCACATGCTGGCCGAGCTTGGCGCAAGCGTGACCCTTTGCTGCGACCCCTTTCGCCCCCTTGCCGACTACGAGCGCCTGTTCGGCGCGGATTTGCGCTACACGGCGCAGCAGGGCGCGGATCTTGGGGAACGCATGCTCCACGCCCTGCACGAGGCGTTGCAGGAAGGCGGCAGCGCGGTGCTCCTCGGCACCGACCTGCCGGACCTGCCGGGGTCCTGCCTGTCGGAGGCCTTTACGGCCCTTGAGACCGCCCAGGTCTGCCTGGGCCCGGCCACCGACGGGGGGTTCTACCTTCTCGGCCTGAGCGAACCTCTGTCCAAGGACATTTTTAACGGGGTGGCCTGGGGCGGTGAGCTGGTCCTGAAGCGCACCCTCGGCAACTGCCGCGCCCACGGACTTGTCCACCATCTCCTGCCGCCATGGCCGGACGTGGACACAGCCCACGATCTGGCCGCCTATGCCACCCGCAATCGGGACAAAGATACCCGCTCCATGGACCTCATCCGCGGCCTTGGATTACTGGAGGACGCATGGAAGACCTGA
- a CDS encoding translation initiation factor: MSRDSFKTVYSTEKPTCRKCGRVDCICGQTRPPARGPVRVGRETKGRKGAGVTVVTGLALPETELKALLTDCKKRLGCGGTLRDGVLEFQGEHRDTLLTFLKDRGITAKKSGS, translated from the coding sequence ATGTCCCGCGATTCCTTCAAAACCGTCTACTCCACAGAAAAACCAACATGCCGCAAGTGCGGACGTGTGGACTGCATCTGCGGCCAAACCCGCCCCCCGGCCCGGGGTCCGGTACGGGTCGGCAGGGAAACAAAGGGCCGCAAGGGCGCGGGAGTCACGGTCGTGACCGGACTGGCCCTGCCTGAAACAGAGCTCAAGGCGCTGCTGACGGACTGCAAGAAACGCCTGGGCTGCGGCGGCACCCTGCGGGACGGGGTCCTGGAATTCCAGGGAGAGCACCGCGACACCCTGCTGACCTTTTTGAAAGACCGTGGCATCACCGCCAAGAAGTCGGGGAGCTGA
- a CDS encoding Hpt domain-containing protein — translation MSNIPLLSIEETLERMSGDRDLLTSLFQLYMDDAPRKLHSLDEYASQGDFYQVERTAHSLKGASATVGAARLCQLAAELEQAAKAGSQASMDLLRSELGLACDQTLESMREFCAGS, via the coding sequence TTGTCAAACATACCGCTGCTTTCCATTGAAGAGACGCTGGAGCGCATGTCCGGGGATCGGGACCTTCTGACCAGTCTTTTTCAGCTCTACATGGATGACGCCCCCCGAAAACTCCACAGCCTGGACGAGTACGCAAGTCAAGGCGACTTCTATCAGGTGGAGCGCACCGCGCATTCCCTGAAGGGCGCTTCGGCCACCGTGGGGGCGGCCCGGCTCTGTCAGCTCGCCGCCGAACTGGAGCAGGCCGCCAAGGCCGGATCGCAGGCGAGTATGGATCTTTTGCGTTCAGAGCTGGGCCTGGCCTGCGACCAGACCCTTGAATCCATGCGCGAGTTCTGCGCCGGATCCTGA
- a CDS encoding TIGR04283 family arsenosugar biosynthesis glycosyltransferase: protein MKISVVIPVYREQGIVALLEDLLRRIQIERASGEVEITVVDGAPEADTLARIGGMAVSRLSSPPGRGVQLNLGALASGGEILLFLHADTILPENAFSLIRQTLHDKSVSGGAFSLSYEPRTPGLSFITALANLRSRHTRVPYGDQAIFVRRDVFEELGGFQPVPIMEDLEFMTRLRRHGHKIRILAMPVRTSARRQLHEGILRCTLRNLCLRLLYHCGIPPRILAGLYRRHGG, encoded by the coding sequence ATGAAGATCTCCGTCGTCATCCCGGTCTACCGTGAGCAGGGCATCGTGGCCCTGCTGGAAGACCTCCTGCGACGGATCCAGATCGAACGGGCAAGCGGTGAAGTCGAAATAACGGTCGTCGACGGAGCGCCCGAAGCCGACACCCTGGCCCGCATCGGCGGCATGGCCGTATCACGGCTGTCCTCCCCGCCCGGCCGGGGGGTGCAGCTCAACCTCGGGGCTTTAGCCTCCGGGGGCGAGATCCTGCTTTTTCTGCACGCCGACACCATCCTGCCCGAAAACGCCTTCAGCCTCATCCGCCAGACCCTGCACGACAAGTCCGTCTCCGGCGGAGCCTTCAGCCTGAGCTACGAACCCCGCACGCCTGGACTGTCCTTCATCACCGCGCTGGCCAACCTGCGCTCACGGCACACCCGCGTGCCCTACGGGGATCAGGCCATCTTCGTGCGCCGCGACGTCTTCGAAGAGCTGGGCGGATTCCAGCCCGTGCCGATCATGGAAGACCTCGAATTCATGACCCGTCTGCGCAGACACGGACACAAGATCCGCATCCTGGCCATGCCGGTGCGCACCTCGGCCCGGCGTCAGCTGCATGAAGGCATCCTGCGCTGCACCCTGCGCAACCTCTGCCTGCGCCTGCTCTACCACTGCGGAATTCCGCCGCGAATCCTGGCCGGTCTGTACCGCAGACACGGAGGCTGA